One window of the Ramlibacter henchirensis genome contains the following:
- a CDS encoding DUF2784 domain-containing protein has translation MPSSSLRLLADLVLLLHLGIVLFVVGGLVLIVAGNALRWSWVNAPAFRFAHLAAIVYVVAQQWLGAVCPLTTLENWLRTQAGESGYAGGFVEHWVQWLLFYDAPGWVFTLVYTAFGLAVAAVWIAFPPRRGPRLRGG, from the coding sequence ATGCCGTCCAGCAGCCTGCGCCTTCTCGCCGACCTCGTGCTGCTGCTGCACCTGGGCATCGTGCTGTTCGTGGTCGGCGGCCTCGTGCTGATCGTCGCCGGCAATGCACTGCGCTGGTCCTGGGTCAATGCGCCGGCCTTCCGGTTCGCGCATCTCGCCGCCATCGTCTACGTCGTGGCGCAGCAGTGGCTCGGCGCGGTCTGTCCCCTCACCACGCTGGAAAACTGGTTGCGAACGCAAGCCGGCGAGAGCGGCTACGCCGGCGGCTTCGTCGAGCACTGGGTGCAGTGGCTCCTCTTCTACGATGCGCCGGGCTGGGTCTTCACCCTCGTCTACACCGCCTTCGGCCTCGCGGTCGCAGCCGTGTGGATCGCCTTTCCGCCGCGGCGCGGTCCTCGCCTGCGCGGAGGCTGA
- a CDS encoding nitrate reductase codes for MRETRSTCAYCGVGCGVIIESRGGQVTGVRGDPDHPANFGRLCTKGSTLHLTAAPAITRQARLLQPMRREHRGEKPRPVSWDQALDFATETFAQVIRDHGPDSVGFYVSGQLLTEDYYVFNKLAKGLIGTNNIDTNSRLCMSSAVAGYKLTLGADAPPSCYEDVDHASCLFIAGSNAAWAHPVLFRRVEEAKARRPDMKVIVCDPRRTDTAELADLVLPLQPGTDVMLFNGLLHIMLWEGWTRPDWISRHTTGFDELKALVRECTPEVVAQVCGLAKEDLFTAAKWFATSEATLSLYCQGLNQSTSGTAKNAALINLHLATGQIGRPGAGPFSLTGQPNAMGGREVGGLANLLSAHRDLANPQHRAEVAALWGVPSVPEKPGKTAVEMFQAAADGEIRALWIACTNPAQSMPDQATVRRALQRAEFVVVQEAFATTATCEWADLLLPATTWGEKDGTVTNSERRISRVRPAVRAPGEARHDWAIVVDFARRLEARVPPPQPSPRGGGSNTVDDVALPPSPPGGGSGWGHAPDPNAARGPTLFPYPTPESIWLEHRDSTRGRDLDITGLTYPLLEQSPQQWPFPAGASQGKPRLYEDAVFPTPDGKARFVATKYKPVAEPRESRYPFSLTTGRLRDQWHGMSRTGTLPRLFGHVAEPSVQMHPQDMERRQLKDGDLVHLTSKRGSIVVPVQASSDIGLSQAFMAMHWGEEFLSGCSSTGTRLAGVNAITTSAYCPQSKQPELKHAAVKIIKAELGWSLLAMGWLPDDGALLARETLRRLMASFPFATCVPFGRERAGVLFRAAAYEPPPDERLQQVEAALRLDGAQVLRYADARRGQRRLARLIRAGDDTKLEAFLLAGDTRAESWIRTLLQEERPAQAYGRLLLAPGAKAPVAVVSRGRQVCTCFNVTEPEIAGALAGCEGAEDARLAQLQGRLRCGTNCGSCVPELKRLVRATPAMKRAA; via the coding sequence GTGCGAGAAACCAGATCGACCTGCGCTTATTGCGGCGTGGGCTGCGGCGTAATCATCGAATCACGCGGCGGCCAGGTCACCGGCGTGCGCGGCGACCCGGACCATCCCGCCAACTTCGGCCGCCTGTGCACCAAGGGCTCGACCCTGCACTTGACCGCGGCGCCCGCCATCACGCGGCAGGCGCGCCTGCTCCAGCCGATGCGGCGCGAACACCGCGGCGAGAAGCCGCGGCCCGTGTCGTGGGACCAGGCCCTCGACTTCGCCACGGAGACGTTTGCCCAGGTGATCCGCGACCACGGCCCCGACAGCGTGGGCTTCTACGTCTCCGGCCAGCTGCTCACCGAGGACTACTACGTCTTCAACAAGCTGGCCAAGGGCCTGATCGGCACCAACAACATCGACACGAATTCGCGCCTGTGCATGAGCAGCGCGGTGGCCGGCTACAAGCTCACGCTCGGCGCCGACGCTCCGCCCAGCTGCTACGAGGACGTGGACCACGCGAGCTGCCTGTTCATCGCCGGCAGCAATGCGGCCTGGGCGCATCCGGTGCTGTTCCGCCGCGTCGAGGAAGCCAAGGCGCGGCGGCCGGACATGAAGGTGATCGTGTGCGACCCGCGCCGCACCGACACGGCGGAACTGGCCGACCTGGTGCTGCCGCTGCAGCCCGGCACCGACGTGATGCTGTTCAACGGCCTGCTGCACATCATGCTGTGGGAAGGCTGGACGCGGCCGGACTGGATTTCGCGGCACACGACAGGATTCGACGAGCTCAAGGCGCTGGTGCGCGAATGCACGCCCGAGGTCGTCGCGCAGGTTTGCGGCTTGGCCAAGGAGGACCTGTTCACCGCAGCGAAGTGGTTCGCGACGTCGGAGGCCACGCTGAGCCTGTATTGCCAGGGGCTGAACCAGTCGACCAGCGGCACGGCGAAGAACGCGGCCCTGATCAACCTGCACCTTGCAACAGGCCAGATCGGGCGGCCCGGCGCAGGCCCGTTCTCGCTGACCGGGCAGCCGAATGCGATGGGCGGGCGCGAGGTGGGCGGCCTGGCGAACCTGCTGTCGGCGCATCGGGACCTGGCCAATCCGCAGCATCGCGCCGAAGTGGCCGCGTTGTGGGGAGTGCCTTCGGTGCCCGAGAAGCCGGGGAAGACGGCGGTGGAGATGTTCCAGGCTGCGGCGGATGGTGAGATCCGCGCGCTGTGGATCGCGTGCACGAACCCGGCGCAGTCGATGCCCGACCAGGCGACAGTGCGGCGCGCACTGCAACGCGCCGAATTCGTCGTCGTTCAGGAGGCGTTCGCGACCACGGCGACCTGCGAGTGGGCCGACCTGCTGCTGCCGGCGACGACGTGGGGCGAGAAGGATGGGACCGTCACGAACAGCGAGCGGCGGATCAGCCGTGTTCGGCCGGCGGTGCGTGCGCCGGGGGAAGCGCGGCATGACTGGGCGATCGTGGTGGACTTTGCGAGGAGGTTGGAAGCGCGCGTGCCCCCACCCCAGCCCTCCCCCAGAGGGGGAGGGAGCAATACCGTCGACGACGTGGCTCTTCCACCCTCCCCCCCTGGGGGAGGGTCGGGGTGGGGGCACGCACCCGACCCGAATGCCGCGCGTGGCCCAACCCTCTTTCCCTACCCCACCCCCGAATCCATCTGGCTCGAACACCGCGACTCCACCCGCGGCCGCGACCTCGACATCACCGGCCTGACCTACCCCCTCCTCGAGCAATCCCCCCAGCAGTGGCCCTTCCCCGCCGGCGCCTCGCAAGGCAAACCGCGCCTCTACGAAGACGCGGTGTTCCCCACCCCCGACGGCAAGGCCCGCTTCGTCGCCACCAAGTACAAGCCCGTCGCCGAACCCCGCGAATCGCGCTACCCGTTCTCCCTCACCACCGGCCGCCTGCGCGACCAGTGGCACGGCATGAGCCGCACCGGCACCTTGCCGCGCCTCTTCGGCCACGTCGCCGAACCGAGCGTGCAGATGCACCCGCAGGACATGGAGCGCCGCCAGCTCAAGGATGGCGACCTGGTGCACCTGACCTCCAAGCGCGGATCGATCGTCGTGCCGGTGCAGGCCAGCAGCGACATCGGGCTCAGCCAGGCCTTCATGGCCATGCACTGGGGCGAGGAGTTCCTGTCGGGCTGTTCCAGCACGGGCACCCGCCTGGCCGGTGTGAACGCGATCACCACCTCGGCGTACTGCCCGCAGTCGAAGCAGCCCGAGCTCAAGCATGCAGCCGTGAAGATCATCAAGGCCGAGCTCGGCTGGTCGCTGCTGGCGATGGGCTGGCTGCCGGACGACGGCGCCCTGCTCGCGCGTGAGACGCTGCGGCGGCTCATGGCGTCGTTCCCCTTCGCCACCTGCGTGCCGTTCGGGCGCGAGCGCGCCGGCGTGCTCTTCCGCGCGGCAGCGTACGAGCCGCCGCCCGATGAGCGGCTGCAGCAGGTCGAAGCGGCGCTCCGTCTCGACGGAGCGCAGGTGCTGCGGTATGCGGACGCGCGCCGCGGGCAGCGGCGGCTCGCGCGCCTGATCCGCGCCGGCGACGACACCAAGCTCGAGGCCTTCCTGCTCGCCGGCGACACGCGCGCCGAATCATGGATCCGCACGCTCCTGCAGGAGGAGCGGCCCGCCCAGGCCTACGGCCGCTTGTTGCTGGCGCCGGGAGCGAAGGCGCCAGTGGCGGTGGTGTCGCGCGGCCGGCAGGTCTGCACCTGCTTCAACGTGACCGAACCGGAGATCGCCGGAGCGCTCGCCGGCTGCGAGGGGGCCGAAGACGCGCGGCTCGCGCAACTGCAAGGGCGCCTGCGCTGCGGCACGAATTGCGGCTCCTGCGTGCCGGAGCTCAAGCGCCTGGTCCGCGCCACGCCAGCGATGAAACGCGCTGCCTGA
- the cobA gene encoding uroporphyrinogen-III C-methyltransferase, with the protein MNDSQGKVTLVGAGPGDPELLTLKAVKALRAATVVLVDDLVSPDIVALAPQGARIVHVGKRGGCKSTPQAFIERLMVMAAREGENVVRLKGGDPFIFGRGGEEVEHLREAGVHVEVVNGITSGLAAVTALGVPLTHREHAQGVVFVTGHAQRGGEPPDWRALAEAAHQARLTLVIYMGVSGAQQIQDQLLAGLPARTPAAVVQRATMPDQREAITTLGELAATIAREQMTSPAVIVVGDVIRGVAAVRQEEPRVRAA; encoded by the coding sequence ATGAACGATTCACAAGGCAAGGTCACGCTCGTCGGCGCCGGGCCCGGCGATCCGGAGCTGCTCACCCTCAAGGCCGTGAAGGCGCTGCGCGCCGCGACCGTCGTGCTGGTGGACGACCTGGTGAGTCCCGACATCGTCGCGCTCGCGCCCCAGGGCGCGCGCATCGTGCACGTGGGCAAGCGCGGCGGCTGCAAGAGCACGCCGCAGGCCTTCATCGAACGCCTGATGGTGATGGCGGCGCGCGAGGGCGAGAACGTCGTGCGCCTCAAGGGCGGCGACCCGTTCATCTTCGGCCGGGGCGGCGAGGAGGTGGAGCACCTGCGCGAGGCCGGCGTGCACGTCGAGGTCGTCAACGGCATCACATCGGGCCTGGCGGCGGTGACCGCGCTGGGCGTTCCCCTCACCCATCGCGAGCACGCGCAAGGCGTCGTGTTCGTCACCGGGCATGCGCAGCGCGGCGGCGAGCCGCCGGACTGGCGCGCGCTGGCCGAGGCCGCGCACCAGGCGCGCCTGACACTCGTCATCTACATGGGCGTGAGCGGCGCGCAGCAGATCCAGGACCAGCTGCTGGCCGGCCTGCCCGCGCGCACGCCCGCCGCGGTCGTGCAGCGCGCGACGATGCCCGACCAGCGCGAGGCCATCACCACGCTGGGCGAGCTGGCCGCGACGATCGCGCGCGAGCAGATGACCAGTCCCGCCGTGATCGTCGTGGGCGACGTGATCCGCGGCGTGGCCGCGGTCCGGCAGGAAGAGCCCAGGGTTCGCGCGGCCTGA
- a CDS encoding GatB/YqeY domain-containing protein has product MSLKERITEDMKAAMRAKDTERLGTIRLLTAAMKQKEVDERIELDDGAVVGIVDKLIKQRKDSIDAFQTAGRQDLADKEAAEVQVLQAYLPARLSSDEIAAEVRAIVAELGAKGPGDMGKVMGTAKQRLAGKAEMGQVSAAVKAVLSGG; this is encoded by the coding sequence ATGAGCCTGAAGGAACGCATCACCGAGGACATGAAGGCCGCCATGCGCGCCAAGGACACCGAGCGCCTGGGCACCATCCGCCTGCTGACAGCCGCCATGAAGCAGAAGGAAGTCGACGAGCGCATCGAGCTGGACGACGGGGCCGTGGTCGGCATCGTCGACAAGCTCATCAAGCAGCGCAAGGACAGCATCGACGCCTTCCAGACGGCCGGCCGCCAGGACCTGGCCGACAAGGAAGCGGCCGAGGTGCAGGTGCTGCAGGCCTACCTGCCCGCCCGCCTCTCGTCCGACGAGATCGCAGCCGAGGTCCGGGCCATCGTGGCGGAACTCGGTGCCAAGGGACCGGGCGACATGGGCAAGGTGATGGGGACCGCGAAGCAGCGCCTGGCCGGAAAGGCGGAGATGGGGCAGGTGTCGGCGGCGGTGAAGGCGGTACTATCCGGCGGCTGA
- the nirD gene encoding nitrite reductase small subunit NirD: MNDWKVICRVEDIPVLGARRVARPRGMDVAVFRNDQDQVFALLDRCPHKGGPLSQGIVFGTSVACPLHNWTIGLDDGCAKGPDEGCTTRFACKVQDGQVLLDPVELATLATDVEPPRAGPCAGGGALGDASHDVQAPHG; this comes from the coding sequence ATGAACGACTGGAAAGTGATCTGCCGGGTGGAAGACATCCCGGTGCTGGGCGCCCGCCGCGTCGCCCGTCCGCGCGGCATGGACGTCGCGGTGTTCCGCAACGACCAGGACCAGGTGTTCGCCCTGCTCGACCGCTGCCCGCACAAGGGCGGCCCGCTGTCGCAGGGCATCGTGTTCGGCACCAGCGTGGCCTGCCCGCTGCACAACTGGACGATCGGGCTGGACGACGGCTGCGCGAAGGGGCCGGACGAAGGGTGCACGACGCGCTTCGCCTGCAAGGTGCAGGACGGGCAGGTGCTACTCGACCCGGTGGAACTCGCGACGCTCGCGACCGACGTCGAGCCGCCGCGGGCCGGCCCCTGCGCGGGCGGCGGCGCGCTGGGCGACGCCTCGCACGACGTGCAGGCGCCGCACGGATGA
- the rpsU gene encoding 30S ribosomal protein S21 produces MTTIRVKENEPFDVALRRFKRTIEKLGLLTELRAREFYEKPTAERKRKKAAAVKRHYKRVRSMQLPKKLY; encoded by the coding sequence ATGACGACCATTCGTGTTAAGGAAAACGAGCCCTTCGACGTGGCCCTGCGCCGCTTCAAGCGCACCATCGAAAAGCTCGGCCTGCTGACGGAACTGCGCGCCCGCGAGTTCTACGAAAAGCCCACCGCCGAGCGCAAGCGCAAGAAGGCCGCAGCCGTGAAGCGCCACTACAAGCGCGTGCGCAGCATGCAGCTGCCCAAGAAGCTGTACTGA
- a CDS encoding type II toxin-antitoxin system HicB family antitoxin, whose translation MQLTAVLMPAPEGGYTALNPETGTTTEGETIQEALSNLQEATALYLEEFPGVTGGHPIVTTFDLQARA comes from the coding sequence ATGCAGCTGACCGCCGTTCTGATGCCCGCCCCGGAAGGCGGCTACACCGCGCTCAATCCGGAAACCGGCACCACAACCGAGGGTGAGACCATCCAGGAAGCACTCAGCAATCTGCAGGAAGCGACGGCGCTCTATCTCGAGGAGTTCCCAGGCGTCACGGGTGGCCACCCGATCGTGACGACCTTCGACCTGCAGGCGCGTGCCTAG
- the ybiB gene encoding DNA-binding protein YbiB, with protein sequence MGISHYIKEIGRGKQGARPLDRAQAADLFGQLLDGTVTDLEVGAFCLAMRIKGETPEEMAGFLDATRSRMNLLPRGESTVVVLPSYNGARRLPVLTPLLALLLAQRGLPVLVHGTSTESSRVFITEVLGALGIPVLDTLRPLRRGEAAFAPTELLHPGLKRLLDVRRVVGLRNSSHSLVKLMDPCAGPSVLVGSYTHPEYAASMGAVFELMGSTALLLRGTEGEAVADARRMPQMEGFIQGRRVLLEERRPGTLTDLPGWPSGTDAAATAAYIREVLNEKQRLPASIELQVEHILHLASAS encoded by the coding sequence GTGGGCATCAGCCATTACATCAAGGAGATCGGCCGCGGCAAGCAGGGCGCACGCCCGCTGGACCGCGCGCAGGCGGCCGACCTCTTCGGCCAGCTGCTCGATGGAACGGTGACGGACCTGGAGGTCGGCGCCTTCTGCCTGGCCATGCGCATCAAGGGCGAGACGCCCGAGGAGATGGCGGGCTTCCTCGATGCGACGCGCTCACGCATGAACCTGCTGCCGCGTGGCGAATCGACCGTCGTCGTGCTGCCGAGCTACAACGGCGCGCGCCGCCTTCCGGTGCTCACGCCGCTGCTCGCGCTCCTTCTTGCGCAGCGCGGCCTGCCCGTGCTGGTGCACGGCACATCGACCGAAAGCAGCCGCGTGTTCATCACCGAAGTGCTCGGCGCGCTCGGCATCCCGGTGCTCGACACGCTGCGGCCACTTCGGCGCGGTGAGGCGGCGTTCGCGCCCACCGAACTGCTGCACCCGGGCCTCAAGCGATTGCTCGACGTGCGGCGCGTGGTCGGCCTGCGCAACTCCTCGCACAGCCTGGTGAAGCTGATGGACCCGTGCGCCGGCCCGTCGGTGCTGGTGGGCAGCTACACGCATCCGGAATACGCGGCGTCGATGGGGGCGGTGTTCGAGCTCATGGGCTCGACCGCCTTGCTGCTGCGAGGCACCGAAGGTGAAGCGGTGGCCGACGCGCGCCGCATGCCGCAGATGGAAGGCTTCATCCAGGGCCGCCGCGTCCTGCTGGAGGAACGCCGACCCGGCACGCTGACGGATCTGCCCGGCTGGCCTTCCGGCACGGATGCCGCGGCCACCGCCGCGTACATCCGCGAGGTGCTGAACGAGAAGCAGCGGCTGCCCGCATCGATCGAATTGCAGGTGGAACACATCTTGCATCTCGCGTCGGCATCATGA
- the nirB gene encoding nitrite reductase large subunit NirB produces MKKMKLVMVGNGMAGVRTIEELLKISPDLYEITVFGAEPHPNYNRILLSPVLAGEQTLDEIVLNSWEWYQQNSIRLHAGKKVVEIDRVRRVVRADDGTEEPYDRLLLCTGSNPFMLPVPGKDLEGVIAYRDIADTNAMIEAASRYKKAVVIGGGLLGLEAANGLMKRGMDVTVVHVMPWLMERQLDEVAGKLLQKSLEERGLKFRMGAQTQELVGAEGGRVKAVRFKDGTESEAELVVMAVGIRPNTELAEKARLHCNRGIVVTDTMQTVTDARIYSVGECAAHRGIAYGLVAPLFEQAKVAANHLAQFGIGRYTGSLTSTKLKVTGIDLFSAGEFMGGEGSEQIVMSDPFGGVYKKLVIKDDKLVGACLYGDTVDGSWYFKLLREGRKVSDIRDKLMFGESNLGDAGHQGQSKAAAMADTDEVCGCNGVNKGSICKAIKEKGLFTLDEVRKHTKASASCGSCTGLVEQIIMFTAGGDYSSAPKKKAVCGCTDHSHQEVRDAIRANRLITIAGTMKFMEWRTPNGCATCRPALNYYLISTWPKEAKDDPQSRYINERSHANIQKDGTYSVIPRMWGGETTAAELRRIADVVDKYQIPTVKVTGGQRIDLLGVKKEDLPNVWKDIGMPSGHAYAKALRTVKTCVGSEWCRFGTQDSTQMGKDLEKALWRMYAPHKVKLAVSGCPRNCAESGIKDVGVIGVDSGWEIYVAGNGGIKTEAGQFFCKLKTREEVLEYSGAFLQLYREEGWYLERTVHYVNRVGLDYVKKKILDDHEGRKALWERLQFALDGEPDPWFEHGKAQVDTRQFGRLQAEGQEA; encoded by the coding sequence ATGAAGAAGATGAAGCTCGTGATGGTCGGCAACGGCATGGCCGGCGTCCGCACGATCGAGGAACTGCTGAAGATCTCGCCCGACCTGTACGAGATCACCGTGTTCGGCGCCGAGCCGCACCCGAACTACAACCGCATCCTGCTGTCGCCGGTGCTCGCCGGCGAGCAGACGCTCGACGAGATCGTGCTGAACTCCTGGGAGTGGTACCAGCAGAACAGCATCCGGCTGCATGCGGGCAAGAAGGTGGTGGAGATCGACCGCGTGCGCCGCGTCGTGCGCGCCGACGACGGCACCGAGGAGCCCTACGACCGGTTGCTGCTGTGCACCGGCTCCAACCCCTTTATGCTGCCGGTGCCCGGCAAGGACCTCGAAGGCGTGATCGCTTACCGCGACATCGCCGACACCAACGCGATGATCGAGGCAGCCAGCCGCTACAAGAAGGCGGTGGTGATCGGCGGCGGCCTGCTCGGACTGGAGGCCGCCAACGGCCTGATGAAGCGCGGCATGGACGTGACCGTCGTGCACGTGATGCCGTGGCTGATGGAACGCCAGCTCGATGAAGTCGCGGGCAAGCTGCTGCAGAAGTCGCTGGAAGAGCGCGGCCTGAAATTCCGCATGGGCGCGCAGACGCAGGAGCTGGTCGGCGCCGAGGGCGGCCGTGTCAAGGCCGTGCGCTTCAAGGACGGCACCGAGAGCGAAGCCGAGCTGGTCGTCATGGCCGTCGGCATCCGGCCCAACACCGAGCTGGCCGAAAAGGCGCGGCTGCACTGCAACCGCGGCATCGTGGTCACCGACACCATGCAGACGGTGACCGATGCGCGCATCTACTCGGTGGGCGAATGCGCGGCGCACCGCGGCATCGCCTACGGACTGGTCGCGCCGCTGTTCGAGCAGGCCAAGGTGGCGGCCAACCACCTGGCGCAGTTCGGCATCGGCCGCTACACCGGCTCGCTCACCTCCACCAAGCTGAAGGTGACGGGCATCGACCTGTTCTCCGCCGGCGAGTTCATGGGCGGCGAAGGCAGCGAGCAGATCGTGATGAGCGATCCGTTCGGCGGCGTCTACAAGAAGCTGGTGATCAAGGACGACAAGCTGGTGGGCGCGTGCCTGTACGGCGACACGGTGGACGGCAGTTGGTACTTCAAGCTGCTGCGCGAGGGCCGCAAGGTCAGCGACATCCGCGACAAGCTGATGTTCGGCGAGTCGAACCTCGGCGACGCCGGCCACCAGGGGCAGAGCAAGGCCGCGGCGATGGCCGACACCGACGAGGTGTGCGGCTGCAACGGCGTGAACAAGGGCTCCATCTGCAAGGCGATCAAGGAAAAGGGCCTGTTCACGCTGGACGAGGTGCGCAAGCACACCAAGGCCAGCGCGTCCTGCGGCTCCTGCACCGGGCTGGTGGAGCAGATCATCATGTTCACCGCGGGCGGCGACTACTCGTCCGCGCCCAAGAAGAAGGCGGTGTGCGGCTGCACCGACCACAGCCACCAGGAGGTGCGCGACGCCATCCGCGCCAACCGGCTGATCACCATCGCCGGCACCATGAAGTTCATGGAGTGGCGCACGCCGAACGGCTGCGCCACCTGCCGCCCGGCCCTCAACTACTACCTGATCTCCACCTGGCCCAAGGAGGCGAAGGACGATCCCCAGTCGCGCTACATCAACGAGCGCAGCCACGCCAACATCCAGAAAGACGGCACCTACTCGGTGATCCCGCGGATGTGGGGCGGCGAGACCACGGCGGCGGAACTGCGCCGCATCGCCGACGTGGTGGACAAGTACCAGATCCCCACCGTCAAGGTCACGGGCGGCCAGCGCATCGACCTGCTGGGCGTGAAAAAGGAGGACCTGCCCAACGTGTGGAAGGACATCGGCATGCCCTCGGGCCACGCGTATGCCAAGGCGCTTCGCACGGTGAAGACCTGCGTGGGCAGCGAGTGGTGTCGCTTCGGCACGCAGGACTCGACGCAGATGGGCAAGGACCTGGAGAAGGCGCTCTGGCGCATGTACGCGCCGCACAAGGTGAAGCTCGCCGTGTCCGGCTGCCCGCGCAACTGCGCCGAATCCGGCATCAAGGACGTCGGCGTGATCGGCGTCGACTCGGGCTGGGAGATCTACGTCGCGGGCAACGGCGGCATCAAGACCGAAGCCGGCCAGTTCTTCTGCAAGCTGAAGACGCGCGAGGAGGTGCTGGAGTACAGCGGCGCCTTCCTGCAGCTGTATCGCGAGGAAGGCTGGTACCTGGAGCGCACCGTCCACTACGTGAACCGCGTCGGACTCGACTACGTGAAGAAGAAGATCCTGGACGACCACGAGGGCCGCAAGGCGCTGTGGGAGCGGCTGCAGTTCGCGCTGGACGGCGAGCCCGATCCCTGGTTCGAGCACGGCAAGGCGCAGGTCGACACCAGGCAGTTCGGCAGGCTGCAGGCGGAGGGGCAGGAAGCATGA
- a CDS encoding NAD(P)/FAD-dependent oxidoreductase: MERFDAVVIGAGAAGLFCASVAGQLGVKVLLLDHSERIAEKIRISGGGRCNFTNRDLDPRAPHKHFLGENPNFCRSALSRYTATDFIDLVRRHGIAFHEKHKGQLFGDRSSEDFIRMLIAECDAGGVTRWQPCRVAAVRHGAEGYELDTDRGPVRAPRVVIATGGLSIPKIGATDFGYRIARQFGVRIIEPRPALVPLTFEGEDWAPYSGLAGLSLPVRIATGAKKAAMAFDEDLLFTHRGLSGPAVLQISSYWQPGTPIRIDLAPGAQLPSALQQAKGRSRKLLANELAAWVPARLADAWVQRDPAWQRPVNEAADKALASLAEALANWELVPSGSEGYRKAEVTAGGVDTRELSSQTLESRQPGLYFIGEVVDVTGWLGGYNFQWAWSSGWACGQALAAARG; this comes from the coding sequence GTGGAGCGTTTCGATGCGGTGGTGATCGGGGCCGGCGCCGCGGGCCTGTTCTGCGCGTCGGTCGCGGGCCAGCTCGGCGTGAAGGTGCTGCTGCTGGACCACAGCGAGCGCATCGCCGAGAAGATCCGCATCTCCGGCGGCGGCCGCTGCAACTTCACCAACCGCGACCTCGACCCGCGCGCGCCGCACAAGCACTTCCTGGGCGAGAACCCGAACTTCTGCCGCAGCGCACTCTCGCGCTACACCGCCACCGACTTCATCGACCTGGTGCGGCGGCACGGCATCGCCTTCCACGAGAAGCACAAGGGCCAGCTGTTCGGCGACCGCAGCTCGGAGGACTTCATCCGCATGCTGATCGCCGAGTGCGACGCCGGCGGCGTGACGCGCTGGCAGCCGTGCCGCGTGGCCGCGGTGCGGCACGGCGCCGAGGGCTACGAGCTGGACACGGATCGCGGGCCGGTGCGTGCGCCACGCGTGGTGATCGCCACCGGTGGCCTGTCGATCCCCAAGATCGGGGCCACCGATTTCGGCTACCGCATCGCCCGGCAGTTCGGCGTGCGCATCATCGAACCGCGTCCGGCGCTGGTGCCGCTGACCTTCGAGGGCGAGGACTGGGCGCCCTATTCCGGCTTGGCCGGACTGTCGCTGCCGGTGCGCATCGCCACCGGCGCGAAGAAGGCGGCGATGGCGTTCGACGAGGACCTGCTCTTCACGCACCGCGGCCTGTCCGGCCCCGCCGTGCTGCAGATCTCCAGCTACTGGCAGCCGGGCACGCCGATCCGGATCGACCTCGCACCGGGCGCGCAGCTGCCCTCGGCGCTGCAACAGGCCAAGGGTCGATCGCGCAAGCTGCTGGCCAACGAGCTCGCCGCGTGGGTGCCCGCCCGCCTGGCGGACGCCTGGGTGCAGCGCGACCCGGCCTGGCAGCGCCCGGTGAACGAAGCCGCCGACAAGGCGCTGGCGTCCTTGGCCGAGGCCCTGGCGAACTGGGAGCTGGTGCCCAGCGGCTCCGAGGGCTATCGCAAGGCGGAGGTCACCGCCGGCGGCGTGGACACGCGCGAGCTGTCGTCGCAGACGCTGGAATCGCGCCAGCCGGGCCTGTACTTCATCGGCGAAGTGGTCGATGTCACCGGCTGGCTCGGCGGCTACAACTTCCAGTGGGCCTGGTCCAGCGGCTGGGCTTGCGGACAGGCGCTCGCCGCCGCGCGCGGCTGA